From a region of the Halomonas sp. HL-93 genome:
- the glcE gene encoding glycolate oxidase subunit GlcE → MTNTVTHTANGDIAEALCDQVREAHASRTPLRIVGGDTRAFYGRPVEGQTLNLADHSGIVDYDPVELVVTVRAGTRLSTLDAELANNHQMLAFEPPAFGDASTIGGAVATGLSGPRRPWAGAARDFVLGTRIITQEGKLLRFGGEVMKNVAGYDLSRMMAGAQGTLGVLADISFKVLPLPSASHSLRLSMGIDDALKKLAELGRQPLPITAAAWHQNELFIRLEGGNSSVKATRERLGGDDLDASFWQQLRDHQHAFFTLSEGQALWRLSLPPNTPPLTLNIPDSDVFYDWAGSQRWVKTSLDADTLRDACRTAGGHATCYTPYTQGGAQSPFTPLPSVVEKYHRNLKAELDGHGIFNPGRLYAAF, encoded by the coding sequence ATGACTAACACCGTGACTCACACTGCGAATGGCGACATCGCCGAGGCGCTGTGCGACCAGGTCCGCGAGGCCCATGCCTCCCGTACTCCGCTGCGGATTGTCGGCGGCGACACCCGTGCCTTTTACGGCCGTCCGGTGGAAGGCCAAACGCTCAATCTTGCCGACCATAGCGGCATTGTCGATTACGATCCCGTCGAGTTGGTGGTCACCGTTCGCGCTGGCACCCGGTTAAGCACGCTAGACGCCGAGTTAGCCAATAACCACCAAATGCTCGCCTTTGAGCCTCCCGCGTTCGGTGACGCCAGCACCATCGGCGGTGCCGTCGCCACCGGGCTTTCAGGTCCACGCCGTCCATGGGCCGGTGCCGCCCGCGACTTCGTGCTCGGCACGCGGATTATTACCCAAGAAGGCAAACTGTTGCGCTTTGGTGGCGAGGTAATGAAAAACGTCGCCGGCTACGACCTCTCGCGCATGATGGCAGGCGCGCAGGGTACGCTTGGGGTACTGGCGGATATCTCTTTCAAGGTACTGCCATTGCCCAGCGCCAGCCACAGCTTACGCTTGTCCATGGGCATCGACGATGCACTCAAGAAGCTTGCCGAACTGGGCCGTCAACCGCTGCCAATCACTGCCGCAGCATGGCACCAGAATGAACTGTTTATTCGTCTGGAAGGCGGCAATAGCTCAGTAAAAGCCACCCGCGAGCGCTTGGGGGGTGACGATCTTGATGCCAGCTTCTGGCAACAGTTACGCGACCATCAGCACGCGTTTTTCACTCTGAGTGAAGGCCAGGCACTATGGCGGCTGTCACTGCCGCCCAACACGCCGCCACTAACGCTGAATATTCCAGACAGTGATGTGTTCTACGACTGGGCAGGCAGCCAACGCTGGGTAAAAACCTCGCTGGATGCCGATACGCTGCGCGACGCCTGCCGCACCGCCGGTGGCCACGCCACCTGCTATACCCCCTATACTCAGGGCGGCGCGCAAAGCCCCTTTACACCGTTGCCAAGCGTGGTGGAAAAATACCACCGCAACTTGAAAGCGGAATTGGACGGCCACGGTATTTTTAACCCTGGACGTCTCTATGCGGCGTTTTAA
- the glcD gene encoding glycolate oxidase subunit GlcD yields MNILFDERLDGELVRRDKTEVLTDLQQAVPSLTLLHREEDLHPFECDGLAAYRILPMLVALPETLDEVEGLLKRCHALGVPVVTRGAGTGLSGGALPLERGVLLVMSRFNQILKVDPEARLARVQPGVRNLAISEAAAPFGLYYAPDPSSQIACSIGGNVAENAGGVHCLKYGLTVHNVMRVDIMTIEGERMTLGSEALDAPGFDLLALMNGSEGMLGVVTEITVKLLPKPETAKVLMASFDDVEKAGRAVGDIIAAGIIPGGLEMMDKLAIKAAEDFVKAGYPLDAEAILLCELDGVEADVDDDCATVRRVLTDAGATNIQQARDDAERAKFWAGRKNAFPAVGRMSPDYYCMDGTIPRRELPRVLKGIAALSEESGLLVANVFHAGDGNMHPLILFDANKEGELALAEDVGGKILELCVAAGGSITGEHGVGREKINQMCSQFQPDELTVFHALKAAFDPQRLLNPGKNIPTLARCAEFGAMHVHNNELPHPELPRF; encoded by the coding sequence ATGAATATCCTCTTTGATGAGCGCCTCGACGGCGAACTGGTTCGCCGCGATAAAACCGAGGTGTTGACCGACCTGCAGCAAGCCGTGCCGTCGCTTACCTTACTTCACCGCGAAGAAGACCTACATCCGTTTGAATGCGACGGCCTGGCGGCCTACCGCATCCTGCCCATGCTGGTGGCGCTGCCCGAGACGCTTGACGAAGTGGAAGGGTTGCTCAAACGCTGCCACGCCCTCGGCGTGCCGGTTGTGACGCGCGGCGCGGGCACCGGGCTTTCCGGGGGCGCGCTGCCGCTGGAACGTGGTGTGTTGCTGGTCATGTCGCGCTTCAATCAAATTCTCAAGGTCGACCCCGAGGCGCGCCTGGCGCGGGTGCAACCCGGCGTGCGCAATCTGGCCATTTCCGAGGCCGCCGCGCCTTTCGGGCTTTACTACGCGCCGGACCCTTCGTCGCAGATCGCCTGTTCGATCGGCGGCAATGTGGCCGAGAATGCCGGCGGCGTGCACTGCCTGAAATACGGCCTGACGGTCCACAACGTCATGCGCGTGGATATCATGACCATCGAGGGAGAGCGCATGACGCTGGGCTCCGAGGCGCTTGATGCCCCGGGCTTCGACCTGCTCGCCCTGATGAACGGCTCTGAAGGAATGCTCGGGGTGGTCACCGAGATCACCGTCAAGCTGCTACCCAAGCCCGAAACTGCCAAAGTCCTGATGGCAAGCTTCGACGACGTCGAAAAAGCCGGCCGCGCGGTGGGCGATATCATCGCCGCGGGCATTATCCCGGGCGGCCTGGAAATGATGGACAAGTTGGCTATCAAGGCCGCCGAGGATTTCGTCAAAGCCGGCTACCCGCTGGATGCCGAAGCCATTCTGCTGTGCGAGCTCGACGGGGTGGAAGCCGACGTGGACGACGACTGTGCCACCGTTCGCCGCGTGCTCACCGACGCAGGCGCCACCAACATTCAGCAGGCCCGCGACGACGCAGAACGCGCCAAATTCTGGGCTGGCCGGAAGAACGCCTTCCCGGCAGTTGGGCGGATGTCGCCGGATTATTACTGCATGGACGGCACGATCCCGCGCCGTGAGCTGCCCCGTGTGCTCAAGGGCATCGCCGCGCTTTCCGAAGAAAGCGGCTTGCTGGTGGCCAACGTGTTCCACGCCGGCGACGGCAATATGCACCCGCTGATCCTGTTCGATGCCAACAAGGAAGGTGAGCTGGCACTGGCGGAAGACGTCGGCGGCAAGATCCTCGAGCTGTGCGTCGCCGCCGGCGGGTCGATTACCGGTGAACACGGGGTGGGCCGGGAAAAGATCAACCAGATGTGCAGCCAGTTCCAGCCCGACGAACTGACCGTTTTCCATGCCCTGAAAGCGGCGTTTGACCCGCAGCGGCTGCTCAATCCGGGCAAGAACATTCCGACGCTGGCGCGCTGCGCCGAGTTCGGTGCAATGCACGTGCACAATAACGAGCTACCGCATCCTGAACTGCCGCGTTTCTGA
- the glcC gene encoding transcriptional regulator GlcC, translating into MAFSNDEIPMGRRTPEHVAARLEELILEGVFRPGQLLPSERRLCDRLGVSRASLREGLRILRSKAIIDTRQGHGSTVASLLPVDPQSPLMHLFRDHPRTLFDLLEVRSLLEGESAYLAAKRGTSMDRVLITRRYQEMADYAAQPEALDVERLARLDHAFHLAISQASHNPVLVHTLQSLTDLLLSSVFASMKHLYHRPGPREMINQQHVQLHDAVVSGDAEQAKRIALEHLTSISELLRELEAEHHRLERSAMRLEQWQ; encoded by the coding sequence ATGGCATTTAGCAATGATGAAATACCAATGGGCCGACGCACCCCCGAGCATGTGGCCGCCAGGTTGGAAGAGCTGATTTTAGAAGGCGTTTTTCGGCCAGGGCAGTTGCTGCCCTCGGAGCGACGTTTGTGTGATCGTTTGGGCGTTTCCCGTGCATCGCTGCGCGAGGGATTAAGAATCCTACGCAGCAAAGCCATCATCGATACCCGGCAAGGGCATGGTTCTACTGTGGCCTCGCTGTTGCCGGTAGACCCGCAAAGCCCGCTGATGCACCTGTTTCGCGACCACCCACGTACTTTGTTTGACTTGTTGGAAGTCCGCTCGTTACTGGAAGGTGAGTCGGCTTATTTGGCTGCCAAACGCGGTACCTCCATGGACCGCGTGCTGATTACTCGCCGCTACCAGGAAATGGCCGACTATGCCGCACAGCCTGAAGCGTTGGACGTTGAGCGACTGGCGCGGCTGGACCATGCGTTTCACCTGGCGATATCACAGGCTTCGCACAATCCGGTATTGGTTCATACGCTGCAGAGCTTGACCGACTTACTGCTAAGTTCGGTGTTTGCCTCAATGAAGCACTTGTATCACCGCCCCGGCCCGCGCGAAATGATCAATCAACAACATGTGCAGCTTCACGATGCCGTGGTCAGTGGAGACGCCGAGCAGGCAAAACGGATCGCCCTGGAGCATTTAACCAGTATTAGCGAGTTGCTGCGCGAGCTGGAAGCCGAGCATCATCGCCTGGAGCGCTCAGCTATGCGCTTGGAACAGTGGCAGTAG
- a CDS encoding GntR family transcriptional regulator, which yields MTKILQRNLYREVADRIGDLIEHGELAPGERISEKQLCEKFGVSRTPLREALKVLATEGLIELLPNRGARVVRLTFKKVKDTYDLMAALEGLSGELACQYISDAEIADIRRLHEEMLTHYRNRELMTYFEVNRQIHESILAASRNDLLQEMYSNLSQRVKRVRYSKKMTQTFWSQAVQDHENMMAALEKRDGRLLGQILRDHLCNKLEVATLAGVIEDDRLSVANS from the coding sequence ATGACCAAGATATTGCAACGCAATCTATATCGTGAAGTGGCCGACCGTATCGGCGATCTTATTGAACACGGGGAACTCGCGCCTGGGGAGCGTATTTCAGAAAAGCAGCTGTGCGAGAAATTCGGGGTATCGCGCACGCCCTTGCGAGAAGCGCTCAAAGTGCTCGCCACCGAAGGGCTAATTGAATTACTGCCTAACCGTGGTGCGCGAGTGGTTCGCTTAACGTTCAAAAAAGTCAAAGATACTTACGACCTGATGGCCGCCTTGGAAGGTCTTTCCGGGGAGCTGGCCTGCCAATACATCAGCGATGCAGAAATCGCTGACATTCGCAGGCTGCATGAGGAGATGCTGACGCATTACCGTAATCGAGAGCTAATGACCTATTTCGAGGTCAACCGGCAAATACACGAAAGCATTCTGGCGGCATCGCGTAACGACTTGCTTCAGGAGATGTACAGCAACTTAAGCCAGCGAGTGAAACGGGTTCGCTATTCCAAAAAAATGACCCAAACGTTCTGGAGTCAAGCGGTGCAAGACCACGAGAACATGATGGCCGCACTTGAGAAACGCGACGGTCGGCTACTGGGGCAAATTTTACGCGACCACCTGTGCAATAAACTGGAGGTCGCGACCCTGGCCGGCGTGATCGAAGACGACCGTTTGAGCGTGGCGAATTCTTAA
- a CDS encoding GlcG/HbpS family heme-binding protein, with translation MAGQVFKCSVQLTREQARQMIDAAIMKARALNIPPLTLVVLDGGGNLVAAEREDGCAPLRHPVAQGKAYTALGIGVASGVVGARNAQRPAFVSSVSAASQGHFVAVAGGVPVLDAQSCVIGAMGASGASSDEDQQVVIAGIEAAGLKWGLEPE, from the coding sequence ATGGCTGGTCAAGTATTTAAATGTAGCGTGCAGCTCACGCGGGAGCAGGCGCGTCAGATGATCGATGCCGCCATTATGAAGGCGCGAGCGTTAAATATACCGCCGTTAACGCTGGTGGTGCTGGACGGGGGTGGCAATCTTGTGGCCGCCGAGCGCGAAGACGGCTGCGCGCCGCTTCGCCACCCGGTGGCCCAAGGTAAAGCGTATACCGCCCTGGGCATTGGTGTTGCCAGTGGTGTGGTTGGGGCTCGCAATGCGCAGCGCCCCGCCTTTGTGTCCAGCGTTTCGGCGGCTTCCCAAGGCCATTTTGTGGCGGTTGCAGGCGGCGTGCCTGTGCTTGATGCGCAAAGCTGTGTTATCGGGGCGATGGGCGCTAGCGGCGCGTCGTCGGACGAAGACCAGCAGGTCGTTATTGCAGGTATCGAGGCTGCCGGGCTCAAGTGGGGGCTTGAGCCCGAATAA
- a CDS encoding TRAP transporter substrate-binding protein — translation MAQTELQFGHVGNPGSLFDTSVKEFAKLANERLGDDYKVEPYGSSQLGGDSSMMQKLKLGQLTFTLPSTVMSSVVDEFGLFEMPYLIKDRDHMKRVIDEVIEPDLYPLVEEEGYKVLAVWENGFRQITNNERPIETPEDLDGLKLRTPEGKWRVRMFEEYGANPSPMALSEVFTALQTGTMDGQENPLVQIHSQKFQEVQDYLSMTNHVYTPAYVVVSKSHWEDLPEDVREVLEETAQEVQDFVYETAAKQDEELLGEMEEAGMEVNEPDLQSFIDASGPVYERFDEEVEGGGDLVDRVLELGEED, via the coding sequence ATGGCTCAGACCGAGCTGCAGTTCGGGCACGTAGGCAATCCCGGTTCGTTGTTCGATACGTCCGTGAAGGAATTCGCCAAGCTGGCCAACGAGCGTCTGGGTGACGACTACAAGGTAGAGCCATATGGATCGAGCCAACTGGGTGGTGACAGCTCGATGATGCAGAAGCTCAAGCTCGGCCAGCTCACCTTTACGCTGCCCTCTACGGTGATGTCCTCGGTGGTGGACGAGTTTGGTCTGTTCGAGATGCCCTATCTGATTAAGGACCGCGACCACATGAAGCGGGTCATCGATGAGGTCATCGAACCCGATCTCTACCCACTGGTGGAGGAAGAGGGGTACAAGGTTCTGGCCGTCTGGGAGAATGGCTTCCGCCAGATCACCAACAACGAGCGGCCCATTGAGACGCCCGAAGACCTGGACGGTTTGAAACTACGCACCCCAGAAGGCAAGTGGAGGGTGCGTATGTTCGAGGAATACGGCGCTAACCCCTCACCCATGGCGCTCTCGGAAGTCTTCACGGCGCTGCAGACCGGTACTATGGATGGCCAGGAAAACCCTCTAGTACAGATCCATTCCCAGAAGTTCCAAGAGGTGCAGGACTACCTCTCCATGACCAATCACGTTTACACCCCAGCCTATGTAGTGGTCTCAAAGAGCCATTGGGAGGACTTGCCAGAAGACGTGCGTGAGGTTCTGGAAGAAACCGCTCAAGAGGTTCAAGACTTCGTCTACGAGACGGCCGCCAAGCAGGACGAGGAACTGCTGGGCGAGATGGAAGAGGCCGGCATGGAAGTCAACGAGCCTGACCTGCAGTCCTTTATCGATGCCAGTGGTCCGGTCTATGAGCGCTTCGACGAGGAAGTGGAAGGTGGCGGCGACCTAGTCGACCGCGTGTTGGAGCTGGGTGAGGAAGACTGA
- a CDS encoding TRAP transporter small permease, translated as MSLLKLRSGFEWLLEVITMFLVVALTVVVLLGVSFRYTGNSLGWYDEVAAVMLAWVTYYGAALAALKRAHISVPGFVYSRPRAVRVALVVIGEVITITFFVLLAVYGVYIIGVLGGSTMVSVPIPTAVTQSTIPIGAALYVIAELLNLPDILREAWDGRSPPSEQDIVEELQ; from the coding sequence ATGTCCCTTTTGAAACTTCGATCCGGATTCGAGTGGCTGCTCGAGGTCATCACCATGTTTCTGGTGGTTGCCTTGACGGTCGTGGTGTTGCTCGGTGTCAGCTTCCGCTATACCGGCAATTCCCTGGGCTGGTATGACGAGGTCGCCGCCGTGATGCTGGCGTGGGTGACCTACTACGGTGCCGCCCTTGCCGCCCTCAAACGTGCGCATATCAGCGTTCCCGGTTTCGTCTATTCGCGCCCGCGGGCCGTTCGCGTGGCGCTGGTCGTGATCGGTGAAGTAATCACCATTACTTTCTTTGTGCTGCTGGCTGTTTATGGCGTCTACATTATCGGCGTTCTCGGTGGCTCTACCATGGTCAGCGTGCCGATTCCCACCGCTGTTACTCAGTCCACCATTCCTATTGGCGCGGCGCTTTATGTCATCGCCGAGTTGCTTAATCTGCCGGACATCCTGCGCGAAGCCTGGGATGGGCGCAGTCCGCCCTCGGAGCAGGATATTGTGGAGGAATTGCAATGA
- a CDS encoding TRAP transporter large permease — protein sequence MTTALILLAGLAMIFINIPIAVALGAISIVAMLVLQGTNSLLGFPLVLFEGATKFPLIAIPLFVLAGAIMNTGGISRRLIDFASALLGFIRGGLAMVNVGTSLFFAEISGSAVADVAALGSILIPEMKRKGYPAPFAAAITSSSASLAIIIPPSIPMILYAAMADTSVVQLFVAGIVPGIVGGLLMMALAWYFAVRYNFPVEQTFKLSRVWSTFKAAGLAFLLPMIILGGIFGGFMTATEGAALAVLAALLISFRYGELRWKKLRAAMVEGGVQTAVVMLLVASSALLGDFLTRAQLPQMLAAMIGDFTSNKYAVLALLNIFLLLIGMILHSAAAIILTVPIVMPLVMMVGIDPVHFGMIVTLNLAIGQQTPPVASVLMTACSVAKADIWDVSKANLPFVALLFVLLMLVTYVPIFPMGLVELFYR from the coding sequence ATGACGACGGCTTTGATTCTGCTGGCCGGCCTGGCCATGATCTTTATTAACATACCCATCGCGGTGGCCCTCGGCGCGATATCTATTGTCGCCATGCTGGTGCTGCAAGGCACGAACAGTCTGCTCGGCTTCCCGCTAGTGCTGTTCGAGGGGGCGACCAAGTTCCCACTGATCGCCATTCCGTTGTTCGTTCTGGCCGGTGCCATTATGAATACCGGCGGCATCTCCCGGCGGTTGATCGACTTCGCCTCTGCACTGCTCGGCTTCATTCGTGGCGGCCTGGCCATGGTCAACGTCGGCACCTCGCTATTCTTCGCCGAAATCTCCGGGTCTGCGGTGGCCGATGTGGCGGCGCTTGGCTCCATTCTGATTCCGGAGATGAAGCGCAAAGGGTATCCCGCTCCGTTTGCTGCGGCCATCACGTCGTCTTCGGCATCGCTTGCCATCATCATTCCGCCGTCGATCCCGATGATCCTGTATGCCGCTATGGCCGACACCTCAGTCGTGCAGCTCTTCGTTGCCGGTATCGTACCCGGCATTGTTGGCGGGCTGTTGATGATGGCACTCGCCTGGTACTTTGCGGTCCGCTACAACTTTCCCGTGGAGCAGACCTTCAAGCTGAGCCGGGTGTGGAGCACTTTCAAAGCGGCGGGCCTTGCCTTCTTGCTCCCCATGATCATTCTGGGTGGCATCTTTGGTGGCTTCATGACCGCGACCGAAGGCGCTGCGCTGGCGGTATTGGCTGCGCTGTTGATCAGTTTCCGCTACGGCGAGCTGCGCTGGAAGAAGCTACGTGCAGCCATGGTAGAGGGCGGTGTTCAGACTGCTGTGGTCATGCTGTTGGTGGCAAGTTCTGCACTGCTCGGGGATTTCCTGACCCGCGCCCAACTGCCGCAGATGCTGGCGGCGATGATCGGCGACTTCACCAGCAACAAGTACGCGGTGCTTGCATTGCTCAACATCTTCCTGCTGTTGATCGGCATGATTCTGCACTCGGCGGCGGCGATCATTCTTACGGTGCCTATCGTCATGCCATTGGTGATGATGGTCGGTATCGATCCCGTCCACTTCGGCATGATCGTGACGCTGAACCTGGCGATCGGCCAACAGACGCCTCCGGTGGCCAGCGTGCTGATGACCGCCTGTTCGGTAGCTAAGGCGGATATTTGGGATGTATCCAAGGCCAATTTGCCGTTTGTCGCGCTGCTGTTCGTGCTGCTGATGCTGGTGACCTACGTGCCGATCTTCCCCATGGGCCTGGTGGAACTATTTTACCGGTAA
- a CDS encoding enoyl-CoA hydratase/isomerase family protein — MSDETLIFRREGNLAWLGFNRPASRNAMTWDMYNALEASCVQLAEDDSVHAVVLHGVGGEAFVAGTDITQFANFTKPEDALDYERRIERVVSGLETLNKPTIAMIEGFCVGGGAALAMACDFRYCTPSLKFGVPIAKTLGNTLSITNVSRLMDMVGVARTKEVLMQAKLLSADEAYQVGLINQVFAPDTIAAAVTEIANEFSRRAPLTLQASKALVGRVQAQRRASLEAGDDWVTTCYMSDDFKAAVDKFVNKTSFEWTGR, encoded by the coding sequence ATGTCCGACGAGACGCTGATTTTTCGGCGGGAGGGCAACCTCGCCTGGCTCGGTTTCAACCGGCCCGCGAGCCGTAATGCCATGACGTGGGACATGTACAACGCTCTGGAGGCCAGTTGCGTGCAGCTGGCCGAGGACGACAGCGTACATGCCGTGGTGCTGCACGGTGTCGGTGGCGAAGCCTTCGTGGCGGGGACCGACATCACCCAGTTCGCCAACTTTACCAAGCCCGAGGATGCGCTTGATTACGAGCGCCGCATCGAGCGGGTGGTGAGTGGCCTTGAAACCCTCAACAAACCGACCATCGCGATGATCGAGGGGTTCTGCGTTGGCGGTGGCGCGGCGCTCGCCATGGCGTGTGATTTCCGCTACTGCACGCCGTCGCTGAAATTCGGTGTGCCGATCGCCAAGACCCTGGGTAACACGCTGTCGATCACCAATGTGTCGCGGCTGATGGATATGGTGGGGGTCGCGCGCACCAAGGAAGTGCTAATGCAGGCGAAGCTGTTGTCTGCCGACGAAGCCTACCAAGTGGGGTTGATCAATCAGGTCTTTGCGCCCGACACCATTGCCGCCGCCGTGACGGAGATCGCCAATGAATTCTCACGGCGTGCACCGCTGACACTCCAGGCCAGCAAGGCGCTGGTAGGGCGCGTCCAGGCCCAGCGCCGGGCGTCACTCGAGGCGGGTGACGATTGGGTCACTACCTGCTACATGAGCGATGACTTTAAGGCAGCCGTCGACAAGTTCGTCAACAAGACGTCTTTCGAATGGACGGGGCGTTAA
- a CDS encoding CaiB/BaiF CoA transferase family protein, with translation MLPLQNVKVLDISQIMAGPYCTMVLADMGADVTKVEKVQGGDDSRQMGPYINDESTCFSQINRNKKSISLNLKDERAREIFYRLAKDADVIVENYRTGVTKSLKIDYDTIKAINPGIIYCSISGYGQTGPYSHRGGFDLVAQGMTGLMSMTGEKGRRPLKTGIAVYDIGAGITAVYSILAAYIHKANSGEGQHIDIAITECGLPWFAWEAAAYFGEGTLPEPTGWRHRVSAPYQAVKASDGYIMLGCANQRTWERFCQDVLAREDLMADPRFLTNSDRGQHVEELEAVLETIMVERDMNHWLALCDKAGVPAGPINNFAQAMQDEHYLARGMVQEMDHPVIGKMKTIGFPSKFSLTPSQIRSPAPLLGQHTDEVLDTLGVSPDQLEKLRSEGCIK, from the coding sequence ATGCTGCCACTACAGAATGTGAAAGTGCTGGACATCTCGCAGATCATGGCCGGGCCCTACTGCACGATGGTGCTGGCCGACATGGGCGCGGATGTTACCAAGGTTGAGAAGGTCCAGGGCGGCGATGATAGCCGCCAGATGGGCCCCTATATCAACGACGAGTCGACCTGCTTTTCGCAGATCAACCGCAACAAAAAGAGCATATCGCTCAACCTGAAGGATGAGCGGGCCAGAGAGATCTTCTATCGCCTGGCCAAAGACGCCGATGTCATCGTCGAGAACTACCGCACGGGCGTTACCAAGTCGCTGAAGATCGACTACGACACCATCAAGGCGATCAATCCGGGGATCATCTACTGCTCGATCTCCGGCTATGGCCAGACCGGCCCCTATAGCCATCGCGGTGGCTTCGACCTGGTCGCCCAAGGCATGACCGGGTTGATGTCGATGACCGGCGAGAAGGGGCGGCGACCGCTCAAGACCGGTATTGCCGTCTACGATATTGGTGCCGGTATTACGGCGGTGTACTCGATTCTCGCGGCCTATATCCACAAGGCCAACAGCGGTGAAGGCCAGCATATTGATATCGCCATTACCGAATGTGGCCTGCCCTGGTTCGCCTGGGAGGCAGCAGCCTACTTTGGCGAGGGCACGCTACCCGAGCCTACCGGCTGGCGGCACCGCGTCTCGGCACCTTATCAAGCGGTCAAGGCAAGCGATGGCTACATCATGCTGGGCTGCGCTAACCAGCGTACCTGGGAGCGTTTCTGCCAGGACGTGCTCGCGCGTGAGGACCTCATGGCGGACCCTCGGTTTCTGACCAACTCCGACCGTGGCCAGCACGTCGAGGAACTCGAGGCGGTGCTGGAAACGATCATGGTTGAGCGGGACATGAATCATTGGCTTGCGCTTTGCGACAAGGCGGGTGTGCCGGCCGGTCCGATCAACAATTTCGCCCAGGCCATGCAGGACGAGCATTACCTGGCGCGGGGTATGGTGCAGGAAATGGATCACCCGGTGATCGGCAAGATGAAAACCATTGGCTTTCCAAGCAAGTTTTCGCTGACGCCCTCGCAGATTCGCAGCCCGGCCCCGCTCCTCGGTCAGCATACCGATGAAGTGCTCGATACCCTGGGCGTCTCGCCCGATCAACTGGAAAAGCTGCGGTCCGAAGGCTGTATCAAGTGA
- a CDS encoding pyridoxal-phosphate-dependent aminotransferase family protein, whose amino-acid sequence MLNLDFHPSGRHFLQIPGPSPVPDRILRAMSLPTIDHRGPEFGALGLELLSKIQKIFKTENPVIIYPASGTGAWEAALANTMSPGDKVLMFETGHFATLWHKMALRLDVQPEFLGLPGYEGWRNGVQADMIEARLKEDTGHELKAVCVVHNETSTGVTSDIAAVRKAIDAAGHPALLIVDTISGLASADYRHDEWGVDVTVSGSQKGLMLPPGISFNALSPKAIEVSKQAKLPKSFWAWDEILEANKNGYWPYTPSTNLLYGLNEALDMLLDEGMEQVLARHQRWAAGVRCAVEAWGLEIQCLDPSVYSPVLTGVVMPEGVDADAVRKIIYERFDLSLGMGLGKAKGKMFRIGHLGDCNDLTLIATLGGCEAGMKLAGVNLKGSGVTAALDYFATNPLNVGKR is encoded by the coding sequence ATGTTAAATCTCGACTTTCACCCCTCCGGCCGTCATTTTCTGCAAATTCCTGGCCCGTCCCCGGTGCCAGACCGTATTTTACGGGCGATGAGCCTGCCCACGATCGACCACCGCGGCCCAGAGTTCGGTGCCCTGGGGCTTGAGTTGCTGAGCAAGATTCAAAAAATCTTCAAAACCGAGAACCCGGTGATTATCTACCCTGCGTCCGGTACCGGTGCCTGGGAAGCGGCACTGGCCAATACCATGTCGCCCGGTGACAAAGTGTTGATGTTTGAGACCGGCCATTTCGCCACGCTATGGCACAAAATGGCGCTACGTTTGGACGTGCAGCCCGAGTTTTTAGGTTTGCCCGGCTATGAAGGCTGGCGCAATGGTGTACAGGCCGACATGATCGAAGCGCGCCTGAAAGAGGATACCGGCCACGAGCTGAAAGCCGTCTGCGTGGTGCATAACGAAACCTCAACCGGCGTGACCAGCGATATCGCCGCCGTGCGTAAAGCCATCGACGCCGCCGGCCACCCCGCGCTGCTGATTGTCGATACCATTTCCGGTTTAGCCAGCGCCGACTACCGCCACGATGAGTGGGGCGTTGATGTCACCGTCTCCGGCTCGCAGAAAGGCCTAATGTTGCCACCGGGCATTAGCTTTAACGCGCTGTCGCCAAAAGCGATTGAAGTCAGCAAGCAGGCGAAATTGCCGAAAAGCTTCTGGGCCTGGGACGAAATTTTAGAAGCCAACAAAAACGGCTACTGGCCCTACACACCGAGCACTAACCTGCTTTATGGCCTTAACGAAGCCTTGGATATGCTGTTGGATGAAGGCATGGAGCAAGTGCTGGCTCGCCATCAGCGCTGGGCCGCTGGGGTTCGCTGCGCAGTAGAAGCCTGGGGGCTTGAGATTCAGTGCCTGGATCCGTCCGTTTACTCGCCTGTGCTCACCGGCGTGGTAATGCCAGAAGGCGTCGATGCCGATGCCGTGCGCAAGATTATCTACGAGCGTTTTGATCTATCGCTGGGCATGGGGCTGGGTAAGGCCAAGGGCAAAATGTTCAGGATCGGCCATTTGGGCGACTGTAATGACCTTACGCTGATCGCCACCCTGGGCGGCTGTGAGGCGGGCATGAAGCTCGCGGGCGTTAACCTCAAAGGCAGCGGCGTGACGGCAGCGCTGGACTACTTCGCCACCAACCCGCTTAACGTAGGCAAGCGCTAA